In Panicum virgatum strain AP13 chromosome 4N, P.virgatum_v5, whole genome shotgun sequence, a single window of DNA contains:
- the LOC120670067 gene encoding uncharacterized protein LOC120670067, producing the protein MLTFTSRLPHAVAATLHLLLVGVLVAISATARAQVVVLPSCNFQEVDLVPCMAASAAGSAGGGSNISDACCSSLNRALDAGHRCVCSLLLSNGVFASLVTSLLTLPLMLPLPGCFLYAPSLAACQERLLEQMSAPQAAAAITGGGAGAAALPSPTQASATPRVNKHAGREQAEDDGRTRGSVGDGSSEAPSAAERVGRSAACRSHTALTRGDRAC; encoded by the exons ATGTTGACCTTTACCAGCAGATTACCACACGCCGTGGCCGCTACCCTCCATCTGCTACTTGTCGGAGTACTAGTGGCGATCTCAGCCACGGCGAGGGCCCAGGTGGTGGTCTTGCCGAGCTGCAACTTCCAGGAGGTGGACTTGGTGCCGTGCATGGCGGCGTCCGCCGCCGGTAGTgcaggcggcggcagcaacATCAGCGACGCCTGCTGCTCATCTCTGAACAGGGCCCTGGACGCCGGCCACCGCTGCGTGTGCTCGCTGCTGCTGTCCAACGGCGTGTTCGCCTCCCTCGTGACCAGCCTCCTCACCCTCCCGCTCATGCTGCCGCTGCCCGGGTGCTTCCTCTACGCGCCTTCCCTTGCCGCTTGCCAAG AGAGACTGCTGGAGCAGATGAGCGCACCACAGGCAGCTGCTGCGATCACGGGAGGCGGTGCTGGTGCGGCGGCGCTTCCGTCGCCGACACaggcctccgccacgccgcggGTGAACAAGCACGCAGGTCGAGAGCAGGCTGAAGACGACGGGAGGACGAGAGGAAGCGTTGGCGATGGCAGTAGCGAGGCTCCTAGCGCAGCGGAGCGCGTCGGCCGTAGCGCCGCGTGCCGAAGTCACACAGCTCTGACGAGGGGAGATCGAGCATGCTGA
- the LOC120670066 gene encoding uncharacterized protein LOC120670066, with translation MSSRARVMAMDLEHGEHVAPKNSSMVQFVAADGVESPVLNGEVSVSQRNVTPLQSVTWSGLATLCGVCLVFAVSNLIQTNSKAHLLRRLLYMRMPGMEWEGINKEKMAMLKNAHRFPFSLPRRPHLDRKELMNNIKRAKELREWFIFRNSFSCKTAADGDDASIAEIRRTVTEGQTPEGILEQCSIEKNIDVIFPPLFTSEEEVFSINGSQSDFDDVSDYSIPGFSLSSDKIEETVERAVDMKNGAAVMNYLVKDEDNIGEIELPEPAYDNDRTTGANDGTSDINTAEKEAQMGSADSHNLDPNRINRTSCELESEEFAEICANNMDSIQGTKSSLRCITDHQIIYTKDSAHEYSINVVSKSADCFDSSSSELRNNKTPMDISVCDVNAIQEVGVPRISAKDTLTAHCNEFANNMSIIGHKACKTPIVTDIVTATSPHGSSKEPTDLKRDNMRLVQEPNPSICTRNDKQPSHVNEKEHKERAIQKEAQARSEIENTRIQILDSACRSSLYAPEEETAQHKISKCSTSEKKQEKRTSSSKKSRAHLLKNKGKLQKEVCSNKEAKTKQSEQGIPGTKTVNDPSNGVQKTKKLAKKRLKKLQSNMGRVATEDDVQSSMDVQKNNSLNITKPRRTANVKNAFRNQEAQTSDEYLKTAHEVGSPYNSPTDK, from the exons ATGTCGTCTCGTGCAAGAGTGATGGCTATGGACCTCGAACACGGCGAGCATGTGGCTCCAAAGAACAGCTCAATGGTTCAGTTTGTAGCAGCTGATGGGGTGGAATCACCAGTTCTTAATGGGGAGGTTTCAGTTTCTCAGAGAAATGTGACCCCTTTGCAGAGCGTCACATGGAGTGGTTTGGCAACATTGTGCGGTGTCTGCCTTGTGTTTGCTGTGTCCAACTTGATACAGACAAATAGCAAGGCCCACCTGCTGAGGAGATTGCTATATATGCGTATGCCTGGGATGGAATGGGAGGGAATCAATAAGGAGAAAATGGCAATGCTCAAAAATGCACATAGGTTTCCATTTAGTTTACCTAGAAGGCCGCATCTAGACAGGAAAGAACTGATGAATAACATCAAACGAGCCAAGGAATTGAGGGAATGGTTCATCTTCAGAAATTCATTTAGTTGCAAAACAGCTGCTGATGGTGATGATGCAAGCATTGCAGAAATCAGAAGAACGGTTACAGAGGGCCAAACACCAGAAGGAATCCTTGAACAATGTAGCATTGAAAAAAATATTGATGTCATCTTTCCACCCCTATTCACTAGTGAAGAAGAAGTTTTTTCAATCAATGGTAGTCAGTCCGATTTTGATGATGTGTCAGACTATAGCATACCTGGTTTCAGTTTGTCAAGTGATAAAATTGAGGAAACTGTCGAGAGGGCTGTGGATATGAAAAACGGAGCAGCAGTCATGAACTATTTGGTAAAAGATGAGGATAATATTGGAGAAATAGAACTGCCTGAGCCTGCTTATGACAATGATAGGACAACTGGTGCAAATGACGGAACTT CTGATATCAACACAGCAGAGAAAGAAGCACAAATGGGTTCTGCAGATTCTCATAATCTGGATCCTAATAGGATTAACAGAACATCTTGTGAATTGGAAAGTGAAGAATTTGCAGAGATATGTGCAAATAATATGGACAGCATTCAAGGAACAAAATCATCACTGCGGTGCATTACTGACCACCAGATAATTTATACAAAGGATAGTGCTCATGAGTATAGCATCAATGTAGTTTCCAAATCAGCTGATTGTTTTGACTCCTCATCATCTGAGTTGAGGAACAACAAAACACCAATGGACATTAGTGTGTGTGATGTCAATGCAATTCAAGAAGTTGGAGTTCCCAGGATTTCTGCAAAGGATACTCTGACTGCTCACTGCAATGAGTTTGCTAATAATATGAGCATAATAGGTCACAAAGCATGTAAAACTCCAATAGTGACCGACATCGTGACTGCAACATCACCTCATGGAAGCAGCAAAGAGCCTACAGATCTGAAGAGAGATAACATGAGATTAGTACAGGAACCAAATCCATCCATTTGCACAAGGAATGACAAACAGCCAAGTCATGTGAATGAGAAAGAGCATAAAGAAAGAGCAATACAGAAAGAAGCACAGGCTCGGTCAGAAATAGAGAACACTAGGATACAGATACTTGATAGTGCTTGCAGATCTTCACTATATGCTCCTGAAGAAGAAACTGCTCaacacaaaatttcaaaatgttCTACATCAGAAAAGAAGCAAGAGAAAAGAACTTCATCCAGCAAAAAATCTAGAGCGCATCTTTTGAAAAACAAAGGCAAACTACAAAAAGAAGTATGCAGCAATAAGGAAGCAAAGACAAAGCAGTCAGAACAAGGTATACCTGGAACCAAAACTGTGAATGATCCATCAAATGGTGTACAGAAAACGAAGAAACTGGCAAAAAAACGGCTAAAGAAACTGCAAAGCAATATGGGTAGAGTAGCCACAGAAGATGATGTTCAAAGTAGTATGGATGTTCAGAAAAATAACAGCCTGAATATTACAAAGCCAAGAAGGACAGCAAATGTGAAAAATGCATTTCGCAACCAAGAGGCTCAAACTAGTGATGAATATCTGAAAACAGCTCATGAAGTCGGTTCACCTTATAACTCACCAACTGACAAGTGA